From a single Fusobacterium ulcerans ATCC 49185 genomic region:
- a CDS encoding bifunctional metallophosphatase/5'-nucleotidase: MNIKKLAISFIAGTFLLVGCSSLQSNPDGKYELVVIHLNDVHGRAEEEKYDGMGYPKVASIVNEYRKVLGQENVLYLDAGDNTHGTTFATLEKGESMIKLSNEMKLNAMTLGNHDFNYGMEQLYKLENLADFKFLTSNVLNKNGKPIGEKYIIKKIRGIKVGIFGLTTPETVYKANPQIVKDLTFSDPIDTAKKITEELKGNGVQFIIAVTHLGDDPATKYEWQSIGLAEAVPAINLIVDGHSHTALKDKTVVNGVTIVQTGEYDKNLGIVKINFDELAYGENAIYPVLLSKAEVEDGKYLSVKMELNEKFVAKDDAKIASLIYDIKERQEKIISEVIGKTPVLLEASRELVRTSETNLGNLVADAILEKSEADIAITSGGSVRSSIGAGDITVGNIISVLPFGNYVIVKELTGKQVWDMFENGFSKYPETDGRFPQFSGAVVTFNPKKPAGERVENITLKNGTPLDLNKTYKVASDDYIAVGGDEYNMFINAKTVANYPALTEIVIENIKKNGVTNLTTDNRLIRK, from the coding sequence ATGAATATAAAAAAGTTAGCAATTTCCTTTATTGCTGGTACTTTTCTCTTAGTTGGATGCAGCAGCCTTCAATCTAATCCAGATGGTAAATATGAACTTGTTGTCATTCATCTGAATGATGTACATGGAAGAGCCGAAGAGGAAAAATATGATGGAATGGGGTATCCTAAGGTTGCCTCTATAGTCAATGAGTACAGAAAAGTTTTAGGACAGGAAAATGTTCTTTATCTTGATGCTGGAGATAATACTCATGGAACTACCTTTGCAACACTTGAAAAAGGTGAATCTATGATAAAACTCTCAAATGAGATGAAACTTAATGCCATGACTCTGGGAAATCATGATTTTAATTATGGAATGGAACAATTGTATAAATTAGAAAATTTGGCAGATTTTAAATTCCTTACATCTAATGTATTGAATAAAAATGGAAAACCTATTGGTGAAAAATATATAATAAAGAAAATTCGTGGTATAAAGGTTGGAATATTTGGCTTGACCACTCCTGAAACTGTATATAAAGCTAATCCTCAAATTGTTAAAGATTTGACTTTCAGCGACCCAATAGATACTGCTAAAAAAATAACTGAAGAACTTAAAGGAAATGGTGTGCAATTTATTATTGCTGTCACTCATCTGGGAGATGATCCTGCTACAAAATATGAATGGCAGAGTATAGGTCTGGCGGAAGCTGTCCCTGCTATAAACCTCATTGTTGATGGACACAGTCATACAGCTTTAAAAGATAAAACTGTAGTCAATGGTGTAACTATAGTACAGACAGGTGAATATGATAAAAATCTTGGCATTGTAAAAATAAATTTTGATGAACTTGCGTATGGAGAAAATGCTATTTATCCTGTTCTTTTATCTAAAGCTGAAGTAGAGGACGGAAAATATTTATCTGTAAAAATGGAGTTAAACGAAAAATTTGTAGCTAAAGATGATGCAAAAATAGCTTCACTAATATATGATATAAAAGAGAGACAGGAGAAAATAATATCAGAAGTAATTGGAAAAACACCTGTACTATTAGAAGCAAGCAGAGAACTGGTAAGAACAAGTGAAACTAACCTTGGAAATCTTGTTGCTGATGCTATACTTGAAAAAAGCGAAGCTGACATAGCTATAACAAGTGGGGGAAGTGTAAGAAGCTCTATTGGTGCAGGAGATATAACAGTTGGAAATATCATAAGTGTTCTTCCTTTTGGAAACTATGTTATAGTAAAAGAACTCACTGGAAAACAGGTATGGGATATGTTTGAGAATGGATTCAGCAAATATCCTGAAACTGATGGAAGATTCCCTCAATTCTCTGGAGCTGTAGTTACTTTCAATCCTAAAAAACCAGCTGGCGAGAGAGTAGAAAATATAACACTGAAAAATGGAACTCCTCTTGATTTAAATAAGACATACAAAGTAGCTAGTGATGACTATATTGCTGTAGGTGGAGATGAATATAATATGTTTATCAATGCTAAAACAGTTGCTAATTATCCTGCTCTTACTGAAATAGTTATAGAAAATATAAAGAAAAATGGTGTAACTAATCTCACAACTGATAATAGATTAATAAGAAAATAG
- a CDS encoding arsenate reductase family protein, which produces MSVLFINYPKCSTCINARKWLEENNIKFTSRHIVEDNPKEDELKKYIKLSGLPVKKFFNTSGMLYREMNLKEKTASATDDEMIKILATNGMLIKRPLVVTEDGVLIGFKSDQWKEFFNK; this is translated from the coding sequence ATGTCAGTACTATTTATTAATTACCCTAAATGCAGCACTTGTATCAATGCTAGGAAATGGCTTGAAGAAAATAATATTAAATTTACAAGCAGACATATTGTAGAGGATAATCCAAAAGAAGATGAGTTAAAAAAATATATAAAACTAAGTGGACTTCCTGTAAAAAAATTCTTTAATACAAGTGGTATGCTTTACAGGGAAATGAACCTAAAGGAAAAAACTGCTTCTGCTACTGATGATGAGATGATAAAAATATTAGCTACTAATGGTATGCTCATAAAAAGACCTTTAGTTGTGACAGAAGATGGAGTTCTGATTGGTTTCAAATCTGATCAATGGAAGGAGTTTTTTAATAAATAA
- the brnQ gene encoding branched-chain amino acid transport system II carrier protein, producing the protein MYKKKDVILTGFALFAMLFGAGNLIFPPVVGFTNGDNWIVSAIGFILTGAGFPLLAIIAAAVAGKDLDSFATRVSPLFSKVFNIALILSIGPLLALPRTGATAFEMMVPQNIENFQMYKFGFLIVFFAITILFSLKSSKVVDRVGAILTPILLVVLAIIIFKGVFSPLGDPKVMGTATPFKYGFLNGYQTMDTLAAIVFSEIILKSIRKGRNLGAKAEFSFLIKASFIAIGGLTIVYGGLVYIGGTATGVLAQGIGSTELLSTVVTLLLGKIGKVVLGICVAGACLTTAIGLTATVADYFSGLLKVAYEKLAIITVIISFIFASFGVDVIVKLAVPVLVFIYPISIALIFLNFMKNMIKNDNVYVGTVVGTGIVSTYEAMQAMGINIELFNTIYSKLPLESFGLSWVLPGILGGVIFSFFKKH; encoded by the coding sequence ATGTATAAAAAGAAGGATGTTATATTGACAGGATTTGCCTTATTTGCAATGCTGTTTGGGGCGGGGAATCTAATATTTCCACCAGTTGTAGGATTTACTAATGGAGATAATTGGATAGTTTCAGCTATAGGATTTATATTGACAGGGGCTGGATTTCCACTTTTAGCAATAATAGCAGCAGCAGTGGCAGGAAAAGATCTTGATAGTTTTGCTACAAGGGTTTCTCCTTTGTTCAGTAAAGTTTTCAATATAGCACTTATTTTATCTATTGGACCTCTTTTAGCTCTGCCTAGAACAGGAGCTACAGCTTTTGAAATGATGGTTCCTCAAAATATAGAAAATTTTCAAATGTATAAGTTTGGATTTTTAATAGTATTTTTTGCAATAACTATTCTGTTTTCACTAAAATCAAGTAAGGTTGTAGATAGAGTAGGAGCAATTCTTACACCAATACTTTTAGTAGTATTGGCAATAATAATATTCAAAGGAGTATTTTCTCCATTGGGGGATCCGAAAGTAATGGGAACAGCGACACCATTTAAATATGGATTTCTTAATGGATATCAGACAATGGATACTCTTGCAGCAATAGTATTTTCAGAAATTATATTAAAATCAATAAGAAAAGGAAGAAATCTTGGAGCTAAAGCTGAATTTTCATTTCTGATAAAAGCAAGTTTTATAGCTATTGGAGGACTTACAATAGTATATGGAGGGCTTGTATATATTGGTGGAACAGCAACAGGAGTATTGGCACAGGGAATTGGAAGTACAGAACTTCTTTCTACTGTAGTAACTCTTCTTTTAGGAAAAATAGGGAAAGTCGTACTTGGAATATGTGTAGCAGGAGCTTGTCTGACTACAGCTATTGGACTTACTGCAACAGTGGCAGATTATTTCAGTGGACTTCTGAAGGTAGCATATGAAAAGCTAGCAATAATAACAGTAATAATCAGTTTTATTTTTGCAAGCTTCGGGGTAGATGTTATAGTTAAGTTGGCAGTACCTGTACTAGTATTTATTTATCCAATATCTATTGCTCTTATATTCTTAAACTTCATGAAAAATATGATAAAGAATGATAATGTATATGTAGGAACTGTTGTGGGAACTGGAATAGTAAGTACTTATGAAGCTATGCAGGCTATGGGAATAAATATTGAATTATTTAATACTATTTATTCAAAACTTCCTTTAGAAAGTTTTGGTCTTTCTTGGGTACTTCCAGGAATATTAGGTGGAGTAATATTTAGTTTTTTCAAAAAACATTGA
- a CDS encoding HU family DNA-binding protein, whose amino-acid sequence MNTREFVSYYKKLRKEQDETVEYEEAREEIEEIFNLIAEVIAMDEEVKFKNRGTFSLLKRKKRRIGSPTSKEVREIVPKKTIKFVQSKVLEIN is encoded by the coding sequence ATGAACACTAGAGAATTTGTATCATATTACAAGAAATTGAGAAAAGAACAAGATGAGACAGTAGAATATGAAGAAGCAAGGGAAGAGATAGAAGAAATATTTAATCTTATAGCAGAAGTAATAGCTATGGATGAAGAGGTAAAATTTAAAAATAGAGGAACATTTTCACTTTTAAAAAGAAAAAAGAGAAGAATAGGAAGTCCAACTTCAAAAGAAGTAAGAGAAATAGTTCCTAAAAAAACAATAAAGTTTGTACAGTCAAAAGTTTTGGAAATAAACTAA
- a CDS encoding DUF1846 domain-containing protein, with translation MKIGFDHNKYLEEQSKYILERVNNFDKLYLEFGGKLLFDLHAKRVLPGFDENAKIKLLHRLKEKVEIVICVYSGDIERNKIRGDFGITYDMDVFRLIDDLREYQLAVNSVVITRYDDQPATNLFINKLERRGIKVYKHRSTKGYPTDIDTIVSDEGYGKNPYIETTKPIVVVTAPGPGSGKLATCLSQLYHEYRRGTFAGYSKFETFPVWNVPLKHPLNIAYEAATVDLKDVNMIDPFHLEAYGETAINYNRDIEAFPLLKRIIEKITGKESMYKSPTDMGVNRVGYGIVDDEVVKEASRQEIIRRYFKTGCEYKKGYVDKETFQRTQMIMESLNLKEEDRKVVSVARERLAKLKIDHNDKNGICSAIALELSDGTIVTGKKSALMDAASAAILNAIKHFANINDEILLISPVILEPIINLKSKTFKSKNIALDCEEILIALSISAATNPMAQVAMDKIHMLKGTQAHSTNILGRNDEQTLRKLGIDLTCDQVFPTENLYYNI, from the coding sequence ATGAAGATAGGATTTGATCATAACAAATATCTTGAAGAACAGTCAAAATATATTCTTGAAAGAGTAAATAATTTCGATAAATTATACCTTGAGTTTGGAGGAAAACTTTTGTTTGACCTTCATGCTAAAAGAGTTCTTCCTGGTTTTGATGAAAATGCCAAAATAAAACTATTGCACAGATTAAAAGAGAAAGTAGAGATTGTTATCTGTGTATACTCTGGAGATATAGAAAGAAATAAAATCAGAGGAGACTTTGGAATTACTTATGATATGGATGTCTTCAGATTGATAGATGATCTTAGAGAGTATCAATTAGCAGTAAACAGTGTAGTTATCACAAGATATGATGATCAGCCTGCTACAAATCTATTTATCAACAAATTAGAGCGTAGAGGTATCAAAGTATATAAACACAGATCAACTAAAGGATATCCTACAGATATAGATACTATTGTAAGTGATGAAGGTTATGGAAAAAATCCTTATATAGAAACAACTAAACCTATAGTTGTTGTTACTGCTCCTGGGCCTGGAAGTGGAAAACTTGCTACTTGTCTGAGCCAGTTGTATCATGAATACAGAAGAGGAACTTTTGCAGGGTATTCAAAATTTGAAACTTTCCCTGTGTGGAATGTACCTCTTAAACATCCTTTAAACATCGCATATGAAGCAGCTACTGTAGATCTTAAAGATGTAAATATGATTGACCCTTTCCATTTGGAAGCTTATGGAGAAACAGCTATAAATTATAATCGTGATATTGAAGCTTTCCCATTATTAAAAAGGATAATAGAGAAAATAACTGGAAAAGAATCTATGTATAAATCTCCTACAGATATGGGAGTAAATAGAGTAGGTTATGGAATCGTTGATGATGAAGTTGTAAAAGAAGCTTCTAGACAGGAAATAATAAGAAGATATTTTAAAACTGGATGTGAATATAAAAAAGGTTATGTAGATAAAGAAACTTTCCAAAGAACACAGATGATAATGGAATCTTTGAACTTAAAAGAAGAAGATAGAAAAGTAGTATCTGTAGCCAGAGAAAGATTAGCTAAATTAAAAATTGATCATAATGATAAAAATGGTATCTGTTCTGCTATTGCTTTAGAACTTTCTGATGGTACTATTGTTACTGGAAAAAAATCTGCTTTAATGGATGCTGCCTCTGCTGCTATCCTTAATGCTATTAAACATTTTGCAAATATAAATGATGAGATACTTCTTATCTCTCCAGTTATACTTGAACCAATTATTAATCTAAAATCTAAAACATTCAAAAGTAAAAATATAGCTCTTGACTGTGAAGAAATATTAATAGCTCTAAGCATTTCTGCTGCAACTAATCCTATGGCTCAGGTAGCTATGGACAAAATACATATGTTAAAAGGAACTCAAGCTCACAGCACTAATATTCTTGGAAGAAATGATGAACAAACTCTAAGAAAATTGGGTATTGATCTTACTTGTGACCAAGTATTCCCAACTGAAAATCTTTATTATAACATCTAG
- a CDS encoding P1 family peptidase yields MGIENFNIKIGEFPSGKNNLITDVEGIKVGHTTLDEGKIKTGVTALIPHSGNIFMEKLICSSYVINGFGKSCGLLQIEELGTLEAPIILTNTLSVGTASTALVKYMLENNEDIGKRFGTVNPVVCECNDGFLNDIRGLHVKEEHVFQAIENADIKFQEGNVGAGTGMSCYQLKGGIGSASRIIKLDDEEYTIGALVLSNCGLKKDLMINGKKIGEKIISSEKEDELEKGSIIIIIATDIPLSERQLKRISKRVPVSLARTGSHIGNGSGDIVISFTTANKVNHHEKKDIVNMKMINENKIDTVFRAAIETAEESIISSLLHSTSTTGRDGNTRESLNKYIDFILK; encoded by the coding sequence ATGGGAATAGAAAATTTTAATATAAAAATAGGAGAATTTCCTTCTGGAAAAAATAATCTGATAACTGATGTAGAAGGAATAAAAGTTGGACACACTACTTTAGATGAAGGAAAAATAAAAACAGGAGTTACTGCTCTAATTCCTCATAGTGGAAATATATTTATGGAAAAACTCATATGCTCTTCTTATGTAATAAATGGTTTTGGAAAAAGCTGCGGACTGCTGCAGATCGAGGAACTAGGAACTCTTGAAGCTCCTATTATTCTTACAAATACTTTAAGTGTGGGAACTGCTTCCACTGCTCTTGTCAAATATATGCTTGAAAATAATGAAGATATAGGAAAAAGATTTGGAACAGTAAATCCTGTAGTTTGTGAATGTAATGATGGCTTCTTAAATGATATAAGAGGACTCCATGTAAAGGAGGAGCATGTTTTTCAGGCTATTGAAAATGCTGATATAAAATTTCAAGAAGGAAATGTAGGTGCTGGTACAGGGATGAGCTGTTACCAGCTAAAGGGAGGAATCGGTTCAGCTTCAAGAATAATAAAATTAGATGATGAGGAATATACTATTGGTGCTTTGGTTCTTTCTAACTGCGGTTTAAAAAAAGATCTAATGATAAATGGAAAGAAAATAGGAGAAAAGATTATCTCATCAGAAAAGGAAGATGAGTTGGAAAAGGGGTCTATTATAATCATAATTGCTACTGATATTCCTCTAAGTGAAAGACAATTAAAAAGAATTTCTAAAAGAGTTCCTGTTTCTCTTGCCAGAACTGGTTCACACATTGGAAATGGAAGTGGTGATATTGTTATTTCTTTTACTACTGCAAATAAAGTTAATCATCATGAAAAAAAAGATATTGTAAATATGAAAATGATCAATGAAAATAAAATAGATACAGTCTTCAGAGCTGCTATTGAAACTGCAGAGGAATCCATTATAAGTTCTCTTCTCCACAGCACTTCAACAACAGGCAGAGATGGGAATACAAGAGAATCATTAAATAAATATATTGATTTTATACTGAAATAA
- the brnQ gene encoding branched-chain amino acid transport system II carrier protein — protein sequence MNKIIFKIGVVYIYKKKDVILTGFALFAMLFGAGNLIFPPMVGYVVGDKWVSAAAGFFITGIGFPLLAILSSALAGKELDDFADKVSPLFSKIFNVVLILAIGPFLAIPRTGATAFELMLLPHVDGNNEIYKYSFLACYFIIVFLFSIKANAVIERIGKILTPILLIILAVIVVKGVFFPMGEPAAKEISNTFRYGFYNGYQTMDTLAAIIFSSIILKAIRNGRTLTAKQEMSFLSNSSMIAVCGLSIVYGGLLYIGATSYGVLHSTGTTQLLTDIVNKLLGKEGNLALGICVAGACLTTAIGLTATVGDYFSGLLKVSYEKIVIGTVILSFIFAGFGVDAIVKVSAPILTFLYPIAIVLIVLNCFKKYISSDKTYLGAVIGAGIIGFFEMTQTLGINLQILNKIYIKLPLQTFGLAWVMPSLIFAVLFSIIFKKK from the coding sequence ATGAATAAGATAATTTTTAAGATTGGAGTGGTTTATATTTATAAGAAGAAAGATGTCATATTGACAGGATTTGCTTTATTTGCAATGTTATTTGGAGCAGGAAACCTTATATTTCCTCCTATGGTAGGATATGTAGTAGGAGATAAATGGGTATCAGCAGCAGCAGGTTTTTTCATAACAGGAATAGGATTCCCTCTTCTTGCTATATTGTCTTCAGCATTAGCAGGAAAAGAGCTGGATGATTTTGCTGATAAAGTATCACCTCTATTTAGTAAAATATTTAATGTAGTATTGATTTTAGCTATAGGACCTTTTCTTGCGATTCCAAGAACAGGAGCTACAGCTTTTGAATTAATGCTTCTTCCCCATGTAGATGGGAATAATGAAATATATAAATATAGTTTTTTAGCTTGTTACTTTATAATTGTATTTTTATTCTCTATAAAAGCAAATGCAGTAATAGAGAGAATAGGAAAGATTCTTACTCCAATATTATTAATAATATTGGCAGTGATTGTTGTAAAAGGAGTATTTTTCCCAATGGGAGAACCAGCAGCTAAAGAGATAAGCAATACATTTAGATATGGATTCTATAATGGATATCAGACAATGGATACTCTTGCAGCTATAATCTTTTCAAGTATAATATTGAAAGCAATAAGAAATGGAAGAACTCTCACTGCAAAACAAGAGATGAGTTTTTTAAGCAATTCAAGTATGATAGCAGTATGTGGATTGTCAATTGTATATGGAGGACTTTTATATATAGGAGCGACATCTTATGGAGTGCTTCATAGTACAGGAACTACTCAGCTTCTTACAGATATAGTAAATAAACTATTAGGAAAAGAAGGAAATCTAGCATTGGGAATATGTGTAGCAGGAGCCTGTCTTACTACAGCAATAGGACTTACAGCTACAGTTGGGGATTATTTCAGTGGTCTTTTAAAAGTTTCTTATGAAAAGATAGTTATAGGTACAGTTATATTGAGCTTTATTTTTGCTGGTTTTGGAGTGGATGCAATAGTAAAGGTTTCAGCTCCAATACTTACATTTCTTTACCCAATAGCAATAGTCTTGATAGTACTTAATTGTTTCAAGAAATATATATCTTCAGATAAAACTTATCTTGGTGCAGTAATAGGAGCAGGGATAATAGGTTTTTTTGAAATGACTCAGACTCTTGGAATTAACCTTCAAATTTTGAATAAAATATATATAAAACTTCCATTACAAACTTTTGGACTTGCATGGGTAATGCCAAGTTTAATATTTGCTGTTTTGTTCAGTATTATCTTTAAAAAGAAGTAA
- a CDS encoding MarC family protein, whose protein sequence is MNIYGIFTETLMLIAVLNPFGNVPLFVGMTANMEKETRDKLFKTIAITGFFIMWLFSLVGEFLMTNFYKIDMKELKMAGGMILVVMAFKNLIFSVGKQNAQLEEISPEDQIKRAVIPMAFPMMVGPGSLTTVLILKAEKGTMMTSFSILIAFILIYLTFIIGNYLEKIVGTLVLYILSRVMQIFIMSIGIRIFFSGLMGILQAHMVL, encoded by the coding sequence ATGAATATTTATGGAATATTTACTGAAACCTTAATGCTTATAGCAGTGCTCAATCCATTTGGAAATGTACCTCTTTTTGTAGGAATGACAGCAAATATGGAAAAAGAAACAAGAGATAAACTTTTTAAAACCATTGCTATAACAGGTTTTTTTATAATGTGGTTGTTCAGCCTGGTAGGAGAATTTTTGATGACAAATTTCTATAAAATAGATATGAAGGAATTGAAAATGGCTGGGGGAATGATTCTTGTTGTGATGGCTTTTAAAAATCTGATATTTTCAGTAGGCAAGCAAAATGCACAGCTTGAAGAAATTTCACCAGAAGATCAGATAAAAAGAGCTGTAATACCAATGGCTTTTCCTATGATGGTAGGACCTGGAAGTTTGACTACTGTGTTAATACTAAAAGCAGAAAAAGGAACTATGATGACAAGCTTTTCTATTTTGATAGCTTTTATACTCATATATTTAACTTTTATTATTGGAAATTATTTGGAAAAAATAGTAGGAACACTAGTACTATATATTTTATCCAGAGTAATGCAGATATTTATTATGTCTATAGGTATAAGAATATTTTTTAGTGGACTTATGGGAATATTACAGGCTCATATGGTTCTTTAA
- a CDS encoding HU family DNA-binding protein, which yields MTEKEFLTLYKERRNLKSIREAKERLDSFWKALFDVLEEEEKVIIKDWGIFEKKEVKPRKILNLATREMMVTEEKKVIKFRPRMKMIDKVNELNTLMEEEYEH from the coding sequence ATGACAGAAAAAGAGTTTTTAACCTTATACAAAGAAAGAAGGAATCTAAAAAGCATAAGAGAAGCAAAAGAAAGATTAGATTCTTTCTGGAAAGCTCTTTTTGATGTTTTAGAAGAAGAAGAAAAAGTAATAATAAAAGATTGGGGAATATTTGAAAAGAAAGAAGTAAAACCCAGAAAGATATTAAATTTAGCAACAAGAGAAATGATGGTGACAGAAGAAAAGAAAGTTATTAAATTTAGACCTAGAATGAAAATGATAGATAAAGTAAATGAGCTCAATACTCTAATGGAGGAAGAATATGAACACTAG
- a CDS encoding potassium/proton antiporter yields MDYKILVCGILLLISLLSIRVTKKVQVPLLIMFLFIGMAAGSEGIGKIEFDDARLTQNIGNFALLFILFAGALETKKSDAMMALYPSGILATAGVFLTAVLAAFAAYMITDFTLKEAFLFGAIVSSTDAAAVISMLGGSNLKKRIRTVIEIESGSNDPMAYALILFVLSMFQAGDSNIFMSILFLIQQIIVGALMGVLFGKITLPMGRLLRIEREEFLTIHMIAVLFICFSATNLIGGNGFLAIYLMGIIVGNERFDFRMNTIRNMRVASWLMQITMFIILGLLVFPSQLKMVMITGSILAIMITIVARTAVVFSLMAPFNYSKKEKFFMSWAGLKGAVPIIFSTTAITAGIDNSQGIFNMVFYLVVFSVLIQGMTLKPLAKYLGLVEDVVDDKANEIDLEELEELSIKKLYLDKHSEYVDKRIKDLQLPKSMHIISIRRGDEDITPRGDVILKAGDKILFSTK; encoded by the coding sequence ATGGATTATAAAATTTTAGTATGTGGAATTTTGTTATTAATAAGTTTACTCTCAATAAGAGTAACGAAAAAAGTACAGGTACCTTTGCTGATAATGTTCCTTTTTATAGGAATGGCAGCAGGTTCAGAAGGAATTGGAAAAATTGAATTTGATGATGCAAGATTAACTCAGAATATAGGGAACTTTGCATTATTATTTATTCTTTTTGCAGGAGCTTTGGAAACTAAAAAATCAGATGCCATGATGGCACTTTACCCCAGTGGTATATTAGCAACAGCAGGAGTTTTTCTTACAGCAGTACTGGCAGCCTTTGCAGCATATATGATAACAGACTTTACTCTGAAAGAAGCTTTTCTTTTTGGGGCAATAGTTTCTTCGACAGATGCAGCAGCAGTTATATCTATGCTGGGAGGTTCCAATTTAAAGAAAAGAATAAGAACAGTAATAGAGATAGAATCAGGAAGTAATGACCCTATGGCATATGCACTAATCCTCTTTGTCCTATCTATGTTTCAAGCTGGAGATTCAAATATCTTCATGAGTATACTGTTCCTTATTCAGCAAATAATAGTAGGAGCTCTTATGGGAGTATTATTTGGTAAAATAACACTTCCAATGGGAAGACTTCTTCGGATAGAGAGAGAAGAATTTCTTACTATTCATATGATTGCAGTGTTATTTATATGTTTTTCTGCAACTAACCTTATTGGAGGAAATGGATTCCTTGCAATATATCTTATGGGAATAATAGTAGGAAATGAAAGATTTGATTTCAGGATGAATACTATCAGAAATATGAGAGTAGCTTCATGGCTGATGCAGATAACAATGTTTATTATCCTTGGACTTCTTGTTTTTCCAAGCCAGTTAAAAATGGTTATGATAACTGGAAGTATTCTAGCAATAATGATAACTATTGTTGCCAGAACAGCAGTTGTATTTTCCCTTATGGCACCATTCAATTACAGTAAAAAGGAGAAATTCTTTATGTCATGGGCAGGACTGAAAGGTGCTGTGCCAATTATATTTTCTACAACAGCAATCACAGCGGGAATAGATAATTCTCAGGGGATATTTAATATGGTATTCTATCTGGTTGTTTTCTCAGTATTGATACAGGGAATGACGTTGAAGCCCCTTGCAAAATATCTTGGATTAGTAGAAGATGTAGTAGATGATAAAGCAAATGAAATAGATTTAGAAGAATTAGAAGAGCTCTCTATTAAGAAGCTTTATCTGGACAAGCATTCAGAGTATGTGGATAAAAGAATAAAGGATCTTCAGCTGCCAAAAAGTATGCATATTATATCTATCAGACGTGGAGATGAAGATATAACTCCAAGAGGAGATGTAATATTGAAAGCTGGAGATAAGATACTGTTTTCAACTAAATAA
- a CDS encoding YcxB family protein translates to MEFKNKYIYTQQMFREFVKYCKYRYLHSGIIFLTIMTVFCLAIANKFGVADIKFVICMIGMIILLVLINFLYTLESEIIYRNSLEEKGLLETEVDFTDRIIVKIGESKEYFDYEDITSLYNLKGTCILMIGKTNGIILKKNGFYSGDYVDFLHFIKMKCSEVKKLGTIL, encoded by the coding sequence ATGGAATTTAAAAATAAATATATTTATACCCAGCAGATGTTTAGAGAGTTTGTAAAATATTGTAAATACAGATATTTGCATAGTGGCATTATATTTCTTACTATAATGACTGTATTTTGTCTGGCTATAGCTAATAAATTTGGAGTGGCAGATATAAAATTTGTTATCTGTATGATTGGCATGATTATACTTCTTGTTTTGATAAATTTTCTCTATACTTTAGAGAGTGAGATAATATATAGAAATTCATTAGAAGAAAAAGGACTTTTAGAAACAGAGGTAGATTTTACAGATAGAATAATAGTAAAAATTGGTGAGAGTAAAGAATACTTTGACTATGAAGATATAACTTCTTTATACAATCTTAAGGGTACTTGTATTTTAATGATAGGAAAAACAAATGGAATTATATTAAAGAAAAATGGATTTTATTCAGGTGATTATGTAGATTTTTTACACTTTATTAAAATGAAATGCAGTGAAGTGAAAAAATTAGGAACAATCTTATAA